A genomic segment from Glycine max cultivar Williams 82 chromosome 1, Glycine_max_v4.0, whole genome shotgun sequence encodes:
- the LOC100795227 gene encoding LOW QUALITY PROTEIN: transcription initiation factor TFIID subunit 15-like (The sequence of the model RefSeq protein was modified relative to this genomic sequence to represent the inferred CDS: substituted 3 bases at 3 genomic stop codons) → MATNPGNHAPSNGSVYVCNLPYGTNDIMLVEYFGTIGLIKKDKRTGRPKIWLYRDKETNEPKGDATVTYEDPHAVVEWFNNILVVSENKVCDMKLVSSSFLLFYSLQSFXMIXYXENNIFPSHSSCSNVNFAFRGACNHCGTARPAGASGISGAGGRGKGCAAQESGGIGRPAGGGLFGPNDWPCPMCGNINWAKRTKCNICNTNKPGHNEGGVRHVAVVSLLLSSLVPKLVDPAVDPDAYRNVVSTVTLFAGIFQAAFGIFR, encoded by the exons ATGGCAACCAATCCTGGAAATCATGCCCCTTCAAATGGGTCTGTCTATGTATGCAACTTGCCCTATGGGACTAACGATATTATGCTGGTTGAATATTTTGGTACCATCGGATTAATAAA GAAAGATAAACGTACAGGGAGACCAAAAATATGGTTATATCGAGACAAAGAAACTAATGAACCAAAAGGAGATGCTACCGTAACATATGAGGATCCGCATGCCGTTGTTGAATGGTTTAACAACATATTGGTTGTGTCTGAAAACAAGGTCTGTGATATGAAATTGGTGAGCAGCTCTTTCTTGCTCTTCTACTCACTTCAGTCATTTTAGATGATTTAGTATTGAGAGAATAACATTTTTCCTTCTCATAGCAGTTGCTCCAATGTGAACTTTGCTTTTCGTGGTGCTTGTAATCACTGTGGAACTGCTCGTCCTGCTGGTGCTTCTGGAATTTCAGGGGCTGGTGGCCGTGGCAAGGGATGTGCTGCACAAGAATCAGGGGGTATTGGCCGGCCAGCTGGTGGAGGACTCTTTGGTCCCAATGATTGGCCTTGTCCAAT gTGTGGGAATATCAATTGGGCAAAGCGGACTAAATGCAATATCTGCAATACAAATAAGCCTGGGCATAATGAGGGTGGTGTAAG gcaTGTAGCTGTAGTTTCATTGCTGCTATCCTCTTTGGTCCCTAAACTGGTGGATCCTGCTGTTGATCCTGATGCCTACAGGAATGTCGTCTCTACCGTTACCTTATTTGCTGGAATCTTTCAAGCTGCATTTGGTATTTTCAGGTAG